A window of the Xenopus laevis strain J_2021 chromosome 9_10L, Xenopus_laevis_v10.1, whole genome shotgun sequence genome harbors these coding sequences:
- the cfap52.L gene encoding cilia and flagella associated protein 52 L homeolog — MAGQGEENRLELQGIIGFNGHVPSGLLSHPDREHLIYPLGCTIIIENLNTRKQQFLQGHTNNVSCLAVSRSGRYLASGQVTYMGFKADILLWDYSRREVCAKLTLHKVKVEALAFSPNDLYLVSLGGQDDGSVVVWNVAKREAICGSPASSLSSGHASTVIFAHNSDEIFMTGGNGTLRVWDLDLPNRKMRPTECQLGQMKRVVTCLQVAEDDSCFYCGTTTGDILKINTKNKLLNSCAPQKGKFSLGVTALTLLKTGELLVGSGDGKLALCKGPNYKAAKTVQLQGSVNSISLRGQGHQFFVGTGGAQIYRFNYPEFKEELITTCHSEAINDITFPFGTSELFATCSKNDIRVWHTTTHKELLRVTVPNMTCLAIDFTRDGKSIISAWNDGRIRAFMPESGRLIYCIENAHSMGVTAIAATSDCKRIVSGGGEGQVRIWEIGKETQRLVQSMKEHKSSVTCIKLKGNNRECLTASSDGTCIIWDIVRFTRIQMVLSNTLFRCVCYHPEEFQFVTSGTDRKIGYWEVFDGSAIRELEGSMSGAINGMDICDEGSHFVTGGDDKLVKVWEYNEGEVTHMGIGHSGNITRLKICPISKYIISVSTDGAILRWEYPYKLR, encoded by the exons ATGGCTGGACAGGGAGAGGAGAACCGGCTGGAGTTGCAGGGGATCATCGGGTTTAACG GACATGTTCCGTCTGGCCTGCTCAGTCACCCTGATAGAGAGCATCTGATATACCCCCTGGGGTGCACTATCATCATCGAAAACCTCAACACCCGCAAGCAGCAGTTCCTTCAGGGTCACACCAATAATGTGTCCTGTTTGGCCGTGTCCAGGAGCGGCCGATACCTGGCGTCTGGTCAGGTCACCTACATGGGATTTAAG GCAGACATTCTCCTCTGGGATTACAGCAGACGCGAGGTCTGTGCCAAACTAACACTGCACAAGGTCAAGgtggaggctttggccttttctCCTAATGACCTGTACCTGGTGTCCCTGGGAGGCCAAGATGATGGAAG TGTCGTGGTGTGGAACGTGGCAAAGCGAGAAGCCATTTGTGGCAGTCCTGCTTCTTCCCTTAGCTCCGGACATGCCTCCACCGTCATCTTTGCTCACAATAGTGATGAGATCTTCATGACTGGAGGGAA TGGGACACTTCGTGTCTGGGATCTGGATCTGCCCAACAGGAAGATGAGGCCTACTGAGTGCCAGTTGGGCCAGATGAAAAGAGTGGTGACTTGCCTGCAG GTGGCAGAGGATGACAGCTGCTTCTACTGTGGCACCACTACAGGGGACATCCTTAAAATCAACACCAAGAACAAGCTGCTGAACAGTTGTGCTCCGCAGAAGGGCAAGTTCAGCCTG GGTGTGACGGCTCTGACCCTGCTAAAGACTGGTGAACTGCTTGTCGGTTCTGGGGATGGAAAGTTGGCTCTCTGCAAAGGTCCAAACTACAAAGCAGCCAA GACTGTCCAGCTCCAGGGCTCCGTCAATTCAATCTCACTCCGAGGCCAAGGCCACCAGTTTTTCGTGGGCACAGGAGGGGCACAGATATACAGATTTAACTACCCAGAATTCAAAGAGGAGCTCATCACCACTTGTCACAGTGAGGCCATCAATGACATCACCTTTCCCTT TGGCACCTCCGAACTCTTCGCCACCTGCTCCAAGAATGACATTCGAGTCTGGCACACAACTACCCACAAGGAGCTGCTCCGGGTCACCGTGCCAAACATGACTTGCCTCGCCATTGACTTCACAAGAGATGGGAAAAGCATCATATCAG CTTGGAATGATGGCAGGATCCGGGCTTTTATGCCAGAAAGTGGACggttgatatactgtatagagaATGCCCACAGCATGGGAGTGACAGCCATTGCTGCAACCAGTGACTGCAAGAGGATAGTGAGTGGAGGAGGAGAGGGGCAG GTTCGGATCTGGGAGATTGGCAAAGAGACTCAGCGACTGGTGCAGTCCATGAAGGAACACAAGTCTTCTGTCACCTGCATCAAGTTAAAAGGAAATAATCGGGAGTGTCTCACAGCCAGCTCTGATGGCACCTGTATTATCTGGGACATTGT TCGCTTTACACGAATCCAGATGGTCTTGTCCAACACGCTGTTCCGATGTGTGTGTTATCACCCCGAGGAATTCCAGTTTGTCACCAGCGGCACTGACAGGAAG ATTGGATACTGGGAAGTGTTTGACGGCTCAGCCATCAGGGAACTGGAAGGGTCCATGTCTGGGGCCATTAATGGGATGGATATATGTGATGAAGGCTCACATTTTGTCACAG GTGGAGACGACAAGCTGGTGAAAGTTTGGGAATACAACGAGGGCGAAGTGACCCACATGGGCATCGGGCACAGCGGAAACATCACTCGGCtgaaaatctgtcccatttccaAATATATCATTAGTGTAAGCACAGATGGGGCCATACTGCGCTGGGAATACCCCTACAAGCTCAGATAA
- the tbc1d24.2.L gene encoding TBC1 domain family member 24-like isoform X2: MSCEPPVLIISEDDVWEIDSTTYADCGHFVDWDQFPSFTEERRSPSPQELPHSHKELKRMAREGHWAKRKNLRAEAYNNIIKNIGCRSGTPDASVYHDVSERLFGRRGILDHPLPDFLDGCLPPAYCLNARGETAVKKVLICIGNQYPDITYSPSLPSVVALLLHFSEDEAECFERACRLISCIENHKCYVDQSFLAYEASCMTFGDLAKKYCQAGHKLITTSCENSSEIFSDWIMWIFGDLPFEYTIRIFDIFLLEGNKVLYRVALALLKHYRSHVDHEVTDVRTDIQDFVKNISHHLSVQKLLEKAFSIRLFSHKEIWLLQLANRKALSQRGITVMQPRQPAHMAINLLEFNSVIVTAQEMRVIWSWIPERFSLYPPVLLFSTMEHGYSLQRFYTHCEGFEPTVLLIKTTGEEVCGSFLSSDWNERRKCSGQVATYFGTGECFVFSVRPEMERHEWVVVKKPELVKSAPPSPCSRPRSYSNGSRVSTSPLRPSTPTLSSAPSSPSLFPNYLTVPGDGSCGRLSPFLSVRHFQLPTKTASMFMSGNNSGIIIGGGGGQALNIDANLNIGRTEHCETFDNPPLCEENFHIQHLEVWGCQNS, from the exons ATGTCCTGTGAACCTCCAGTTCTCATCATTTCAGAAGATGATGTTTGGGAAATTGACTCAACCACGTATGCGGACTGTGGGCACTTTGTGGACTGGGACCAATTCCCCTCCTTCACAGAGGAAAGGAGGAGCCCTTCCCCTCAAGAGCTGCCCCACAGTCACAAAGAGCTCAAGAGAATGGCTAGAGAAGGCCATTGGGCCAAAAGGAAAAACCTGAGAGCTGAGGCCTACAATAACATCATCAAAAACATCGGCTGCCGCTCAGGGACACCAGATGCCAGTGTCTATCATGATGTGTCTGAACGGCTGTTTGGAAGAAGAGGGATACTGGATCACCCCTTGCCAGATTTTTTGGATGGTTGTCTTCCCCCTGCCTATTGCCTCAATGCTCGAGGGGAAACAGCGGTTAAAAAAGTTCTTATATGTATTGGAAACCAGTATCCTGATATCACCTATTCACCCTCCTTGCCTTCCGTGGTGGCCCTTTTGTTGCATTTCAGTGAAGATGAGGCCGAGTGCTTTGAGAGGGCCTGCCGGCTCATCTCGTGTATAGAAAACCACAAGTGTTATGTTGACCAAAGCTTTCTGGCCTATGAGGCGTCATGTATGACCTTTGGGGACCTAGCAAAAAAGTACTGTCAAGCTGGCCACAAGCTTATTACCACCAGCTGTGAGAACTCTTCTGAGATCTTCTCTGACTGGATCATGTGGATCTTTGGAGATCTGCCCTTCGAGTACACCATTCGAATATTTGACATCTTTCTTCTTGAGGGTAATAAGGTTCTGTACCGGGTTGCATTAGCGCTGCTGAAACATTACAGGAGCCATGTGGACCATGAGGTTACAGATGTACGTACAGATATTCAAGACTTTGTAAAAAACATCTCCCACCATTTGTCAGTGCAAAAGCTTTTGGAGAAGGCATTCAGCATTAGGCTTTtctcacacaaggagatttggcTTCTGCAGCTGGCCAACAGGAAGGCCCTGTCCCAGAGAGGAATCACTGTAATGCAGCCCAG GCAGCCTGCTCACATGGCCATAAACTTGCTTGAGTTTAATTCTGTTATTGTCACGGCCCAGGAGATGAGGGTCATTTGGTCCTGGATCCCAGAAAGGTTCTCTCTGTACCCGCCAGTTCTGCTCTTCTCCACCATGGAGCATGGATACAGCCTTCAGAG GTTTTATACTCACTGCGAAGGCTTCGAGCCCACGGTCCTACTCATCAAGACAACAGGAGAAGAG GTCTGTGGATCCTTTCTCTCTTCGGACTGGAACGAAAGGAGAAAATgttctggacaggtggcaacataTTTTGGGACAGGAGAATGTTTCGTATTTAGT GTGAGACCAGAGATGGAGAGACATGAGTGGGTGGTGGTGAAGAAGCCGGAATTGGTGAAGTCAGCCCCTCCATCACCCTGCTCCCGACCCCGCTCTTACTCTAATGGATCCCGTGTCTCTACATCTCCACTGCGTCCATCAACCCCAACCCTTTCTTCTGCACCCAGCAGCCCATCGCTCTTTCCTAATTACCTGACAGTCCCAGGAGATGGCTCATGTGGACGGCTGTCTCCCTTCCTGTCTGTCAGGCACTTTCAGCTACCAACTAAAACTGCCTCCATGTTTATGTCTGGGAACAACAGTGGTATTATAATTG GTGGTGGAGGCGGCCAAGCTCTGAATATCGATGCTAACCTGAATATTGGAAGGACAGAGCACTGTGAGACATTCGACAACCCCCCTCTCTGCGAGGAGAACTTCCACATTCAGCACTTAGAGGTTTGGGGGTGCCAGAATTCCTGA
- the tbc1d24.2.L gene encoding TBC1 domain family member 24-like isoform X1: MAKNWRLFSQYLATILAIIFTMSCEPPVLIISEDDVWEIDSTTYADCGHFVDWDQFPSFTEERRSPSPQELPHSHKELKRMAREGHWAKRKNLRAEAYNNIIKNIGCRSGTPDASVYHDVSERLFGRRGILDHPLPDFLDGCLPPAYCLNARGETAVKKVLICIGNQYPDITYSPSLPSVVALLLHFSEDEAECFERACRLISCIENHKCYVDQSFLAYEASCMTFGDLAKKYCQAGHKLITTSCENSSEIFSDWIMWIFGDLPFEYTIRIFDIFLLEGNKVLYRVALALLKHYRSHVDHEVTDVRTDIQDFVKNISHHLSVQKLLEKAFSIRLFSHKEIWLLQLANRKALSQRGITVMQPRQPAHMAINLLEFNSVIVTAQEMRVIWSWIPERFSLYPPVLLFSTMEHGYSLQRFYTHCEGFEPTVLLIKTTGEEVCGSFLSSDWNERRKCSGQVATYFGTGECFVFSVRPEMERHEWVVVKKPELVKSAPPSPCSRPRSYSNGSRVSTSPLRPSTPTLSSAPSSPSLFPNYLTVPGDGSCGRLSPFLSVRHFQLPTKTASMFMSGNNSGIIIGGGGGQALNIDANLNIGRTEHCETFDNPPLCEENFHIQHLEVWGCQNS; the protein is encoded by the exons ATGGCAAAAAATTGGAGACTATTTTCTCAATATTTGGCGACAATTCTGGCAATAATCTTTA CGATGTCCTGTGAACCTCCAGTTCTCATCATTTCAGAAGATGATGTTTGGGAAATTGACTCAACCACGTATGCGGACTGTGGGCACTTTGTGGACTGGGACCAATTCCCCTCCTTCACAGAGGAAAGGAGGAGCCCTTCCCCTCAAGAGCTGCCCCACAGTCACAAAGAGCTCAAGAGAATGGCTAGAGAAGGCCATTGGGCCAAAAGGAAAAACCTGAGAGCTGAGGCCTACAATAACATCATCAAAAACATCGGCTGCCGCTCAGGGACACCAGATGCCAGTGTCTATCATGATGTGTCTGAACGGCTGTTTGGAAGAAGAGGGATACTGGATCACCCCTTGCCAGATTTTTTGGATGGTTGTCTTCCCCCTGCCTATTGCCTCAATGCTCGAGGGGAAACAGCGGTTAAAAAAGTTCTTATATGTATTGGAAACCAGTATCCTGATATCACCTATTCACCCTCCTTGCCTTCCGTGGTGGCCCTTTTGTTGCATTTCAGTGAAGATGAGGCCGAGTGCTTTGAGAGGGCCTGCCGGCTCATCTCGTGTATAGAAAACCACAAGTGTTATGTTGACCAAAGCTTTCTGGCCTATGAGGCGTCATGTATGACCTTTGGGGACCTAGCAAAAAAGTACTGTCAAGCTGGCCACAAGCTTATTACCACCAGCTGTGAGAACTCTTCTGAGATCTTCTCTGACTGGATCATGTGGATCTTTGGAGATCTGCCCTTCGAGTACACCATTCGAATATTTGACATCTTTCTTCTTGAGGGTAATAAGGTTCTGTACCGGGTTGCATTAGCGCTGCTGAAACATTACAGGAGCCATGTGGACCATGAGGTTACAGATGTACGTACAGATATTCAAGACTTTGTAAAAAACATCTCCCACCATTTGTCAGTGCAAAAGCTTTTGGAGAAGGCATTCAGCATTAGGCTTTtctcacacaaggagatttggcTTCTGCAGCTGGCCAACAGGAAGGCCCTGTCCCAGAGAGGAATCACTGTAATGCAGCCCAG GCAGCCTGCTCACATGGCCATAAACTTGCTTGAGTTTAATTCTGTTATTGTCACGGCCCAGGAGATGAGGGTCATTTGGTCCTGGATCCCAGAAAGGTTCTCTCTGTACCCGCCAGTTCTGCTCTTCTCCACCATGGAGCATGGATACAGCCTTCAGAG GTTTTATACTCACTGCGAAGGCTTCGAGCCCACGGTCCTACTCATCAAGACAACAGGAGAAGAG GTCTGTGGATCCTTTCTCTCTTCGGACTGGAACGAAAGGAGAAAATgttctggacaggtggcaacataTTTTGGGACAGGAGAATGTTTCGTATTTAGT GTGAGACCAGAGATGGAGAGACATGAGTGGGTGGTGGTGAAGAAGCCGGAATTGGTGAAGTCAGCCCCTCCATCACCCTGCTCCCGACCCCGCTCTTACTCTAATGGATCCCGTGTCTCTACATCTCCACTGCGTCCATCAACCCCAACCCTTTCTTCTGCACCCAGCAGCCCATCGCTCTTTCCTAATTACCTGACAGTCCCAGGAGATGGCTCATGTGGACGGCTGTCTCCCTTCCTGTCTGTCAGGCACTTTCAGCTACCAACTAAAACTGCCTCCATGTTTATGTCTGGGAACAACAGTGGTATTATAATTG GTGGTGGAGGCGGCCAAGCTCTGAATATCGATGCTAACCTGAATATTGGAAGGACAGAGCACTGTGAGACATTCGACAACCCCCCTCTCTGCGAGGAGAACTTCCACATTCAGCACTTAGAGGTTTGGGGGTGCCAGAATTCCTGA